A region of the Aphelocoma coerulescens isolate FSJ_1873_10779 chromosome 1, UR_Acoe_1.0, whole genome shotgun sequence genome:
AATAGTGAGGCTTTCAGACATCTCCTTTCAATGGTTTGCAGGGGGTTTCCCTTTCAGGCACTGTAGCAAGATGGGTCATTTTGCTAAAAACTAAGATATCATATGAAGCTTTAGGGTTTAAGTGCATCtgatttatattatttttggaGACAGTCTTGTCTGTGTTGGATTTTCTGGAAAGACTCTGCAGTTTATTTtcgtatatgtgtgtgtgtatgggtAGTAAATTGTGCATTTTTCAACTGcagaaaatatgtaaatatgaTGATGAAGTTACATGCTGAGTGCTATGGGTAAAGTGCATTAGAAGGAAGactgggattttatttttctgcctcctgtgcacTAGAAAAATGTCATGGTGTTTGAATTAAATACAGAATAATTCATGCCACAAATTACTAGAGGTAGGGTCTACACCCATGgtgaaaggaaatatttctcagcttgattttccttttggagGAAGGAGTGCTAGATCTCTATTCACTGACATTTGGCTCAGTAACAAGTATGCCGATTTCCAGATGTAAAATGATGCTACTATGGAGCCCTGGTAAAGGATATTCAGATAAGAACTGAAAGACAGCTTGGAGGGAAGATAACACGAATATTAAAACAGTCCCAGACTATTATAAACAGCCAGCTCCTATGGGGAAGAAATGTGAAATTTATATACAGTGGCAAAGTAAGGTCACTTATCTTATATAAGCTCATGGGAAAAATGCATAGGGTCAGCTCAAGAATGCTGTGATATTTAGCTTGACTTGAACCTGTTTCCTTTGGATTTTTGTTGAAGAAATCAGCCAGGGAGTTCAGTAGGGATATTTTTCCAGAGAGTGAGTCATTTTCTCATTAATGATCTTTTATTCTTGATAACTATCTTGTGCTTGAAGAAAATACCCATCACATGCAGAACCTACAAATGCATAGGCACACTGTAGTTATGACTAACATCAGTTATATTTTTGTGCCTCAGCTACTGAGAAACAACTGAAATTTTAGCCTAAAATTAAAACATCCTTGCTATAAATTTCTGTGGGCTTCACTTACAACATTCAGGTTAGGAATGGAGAGGTAAATGACAGGTTTTCTAAATCAGAAAATAAGCTGTGAAAGCAAATGCTGTTCAGCTTACCTATGACTTGACCCATAGGCTACAACAATGCTGTTCCTGTGATTTTGAGTAAGATTTCATACTTCATAATCTCATCTGGAAAATACACACATTTAAAGAACAAATCACCAGGCCAAAGGTTAGAGTCCCTTCCTTGCCCCAGTGGTACTGGAGAAGCAGCTGTGACATTTGGCACTTCTTTCCCCTCTAGATGTGGATCCAGCTGTTATATAGCGCTGGCTTCTGGTGGTTGTTTTGCTATGCTGTTGATTCTTACTTGGTGGTGAGAAGATCAGCTGGACTGAGGTACCAGAGCTAAAGCTCTGAAtttgttttttccctccaaCACTGTATGTCTCTGTCTGCCACTGTCTAAGGGTACAAGCGAGGCTTGTACAACCATCTGATGTTTGTACGATAGGGATGAATGGTGTTCTAAGTGCTTAAATAGCCAGGGCAATGCTCAGATACTGATTTATGTCCAACTTGAACTTAAATGTAACTGAATTCATTCAACCTATGGAAAAATATGCAGTAAATTGTGGTCTATAAACTTTATGTCAATGAGATGACTATTTTTGTTCCTACTCTGTATTTGAAATTGATTCTTGCAGCAAAAAAATAGTGTTatcctgaaaatgaaaaattcagagGGGTAAAGTGCTGAATTTCATACAGTTAATTTCGTATAGTtaattctgggttttttttctttttctctgatttttttttatccatttGTCAGTGAGGGTGGTCATTATTGCCCTTCTGATCACACTTTCAAAGTccctcagaagaaaaatatgtatttactaTATATTTTTCTGCAATGCCTGTGACGAAAGAACTTAAACCCTTTGGAAAGTACCATACTTTAATGCCAGACAGAAAATATAATACGTCTCTAAGTTGTTTGTTAGAAGAGCAAAATAACCTTCAGTTGCTACTGCTAAACGTGCAATTACGTGACTGTTCCCAGATGATAGAGAGCAGTCAGGTACTAAGGATATGGTTCTTCTGCAGGTGTAACCAAAATGGGGCTTTTTGAGTTAACTTTAGACTGTTGAGGATAAACCTGATTTTGTAAAGTCCCATAGTTCTAGTCAAACAGCTGGGACTTGCCTCCTTCCCCCATCCCTGTTGACCAAAAAACTCATGAGTATTTGGGCTTGATTCTAAGATCAGAGTAAACACCAAAAGACTTTCTACAAACACAGATCTGAATCTCCCTAAGACAGGAGCAGTATCCAGCTCTGAAAGTTAAACATAATTTTCTTCAAATCACAAAAGCTCCATTCTTAAATTTTAATCTGCTAATTTGCTCTCTGCAGGAGAAAATAAAGATGCAGGGGTTCCTTCTTAATAATAAGGGTAGGGAAGAAGTCTTGTCCTCTCCACCTTATGGGGTGGAGGGGACCGGACTTCTATGTGCAAGGCTGAATGACTGCTCTGGCTCATTCTTTTTCTGAAGGATGGCCACCACCCACTTTCTTTCCTTAGTTTAATGTACTGCCAGTGTTGTTCTGCACCATTTCCTATCTGTAAAGCTCTTTTTCAGTGAGGGTCCTATTTTTACATTGCAATGTGGGAAGTGTAAGGTTTGATATCTTTAATAGTGCCTGTGGTGTTTGATGCTTGCAGTACGATTGTGCTGTACCACATGATGACATGGGGCCTCGCAGTGATGCTCTGCGTGGAGGGGATTGCTCTGCTTTACTACCCTTCTCTCTCCAGGTAAGCAGGCTCTGGGAACAGACTGTGAAGTTGTGGCACTCTCTAGTCATTTGAATGTCTTTTGGTCAACTTTAGAGACAGACATTCAAAAGCTGAGCATTTTGATCTTTGCCAAGGATGTCCCACTGAGTGAGTATGCTCAAAATACCTGCCTGGGCTTCAGGGGGCCCTGAAGAAATATGCCAGGCAATACAGGAACTTGGGCATGCTGTGATACAGCTTGAGCTATGAGCcacccttctcctgctcctggtTTTAGCTTTCCTTTCAATTTGAGAAAAATTCACAGACAGTGCATGTTAAAAATCAACTCTGTGTCCCATGTGAACTGGTGGTAAAGGTCAATGAATTAAAAGTTCTGCATCTGTTtgcttcattcttttttttttttttttaagttaaaggTGACATAGATAGAATAGCCAGAACTGTCAGCTGTGGGGAAAAATATTGCATAATCTTTTATTGATTTCTTCTCAGCTGTGAAAATGGCTTGGAACATGCAATCCCACATTACATCACGACCTATGCCCCACTCCTGCTAGTACTTGTGGCCAACCCAATCCTGTTTCGGAGGACAGTATCAGCAGGTATGTTCCTAATGGCCAGCATCCATCATAGCAATAGTGTAGAAAGTCGTGACTTTGTACTCAGTGGTGTGGGACAGCTCCTTGTTAAATCACAAAGATACAGCAAAGGGTGGGAAGCAGTTGCCTACTGAAATGAAGACACCATTTTCATGGGGAATTTGCCCTAGGGACACACTCTAATTACACACTCAAGCTATTCCGTTATTAACCTCTACTGCAGATTGGCAAAGGTGCTTCCATGTTACTTGATTTAAAGAATTTGAGCGATGTACAGTTGATGCTTAAGTCTACTGTAGTTTTAGTACCATCCTGGAATTTGGAATGTAATTTATTCTCATTGGTGAGATCTGAGAGTTGATTTAACTTCTCGGCAGCCCTAGAgcaaaaaaatgcaataaaatgcaataaaatgtGATCAGAATTTTGTCTCTTCTGATTCTGAGATTATGAAACAAATGGGAATTGTACACAACTCAGATGGGATCTTTAGGTTCCAGTTCAATTTATTATCCAGGGCTTCGAAGAAATGAGACTGAAAAAAAGCCATGGATTCAATGCATTCTTTGCATGTAATATGATCAGTGCTAGATGTTTGCAGTACCTGAATTTATCTACACATTGATTATATAAAAAAGCTGGAGAAAATCTGGTATTCTGAGTTCAGTCTTTATACCATCCATCCTCTGTCCCTCAGTCATAATCATTTTCAAAGAAGCAgttgttctttttaaaaactgtcCCCATAAAAAGTTATTTGTTGTATATTTGTTTGTGCATTTGTATATTCCTTGTGATATCTGAACAGCATGTGGCATAAGTTTTTTTGCTGACATTACATCTTTGAGTTACAGAGGTGTAGCTAATGCTGTATCAGGGACACAATGAAAAACAATGTGCATAATAGGATAGAAGGTATTCTATTTAAACATCACATGCTAAGTGTGATTATATAGAAGGTACACTCTACCTTTgttataaaatagaaatatgttGACCATACTATTTAATATTGTCAGTGGgattgagagaaaaaaaccccacctagTGGGATATCTTTTATTTTAGGAATGCAGCTGTGTGTGATTATTTTCCTTTAGTATTAGGCTGTATGTGAGATTCCTTGAAAATGGTCCTTCCAGCTCTGAACAGCTGCTGGAGACAAATCCATCCATTCCTTTGTTCCCTCTTTCAGGCCTCTATCTTCTGGATTTTTGTGTCTAAGCTAACAAGATGTGCGTATATTAATGAACATAATTGTATACTTTCCAGTTGCTTCCTTACTGAAAGGGAGACAGGGGATTTACACAGAGAATGAGAGACGTCTGGGGACAGAGATCCAGATGCGCTTCTTCAAAATTATGCTGGTGTTTGTTATTTGGTAAGAGGtgcattattttgttttaaactgcCTTTTTCCCAGAGGGAGAGAGTCAGGGACAAGAGTGAAGACTGATGGGTTACTTCATTTGTTTGTCTTTATGCTTGGAAGGGAAGGTATCTAAGGAAGAAGCAGTTCTAAACTAGTTCACAGAGGAGTTGAATCACTCCTATAACATCACAAGGCTGTGAGGAAATGATTAAATATTTAAccaacagaaaagcaaaaggaacaAGAAACAATAGCAAAAAATTCCCAGTAGGCTGGGCATAGACTGAAGCTGTCTGGTACAGCAGGCTCCCAGCTCTGTGGGCTGATAGATGGCTTTCTGTAATCAGCATTTCTCAGAGCCTCTTGTCACCAAACACATCACTGAAAACCTACACTAAATGTGCTTCTGAGTCTGGCTTCATGGCTCTGACTATGATCATACAATGCAGCCACCTCTGTGCTCTGCAGTTCTCAAGTGTCTGAAAAAACCATGGATATTGactgaaaataaaggaaattacagaaaataaaactctgCATGATTGTGTGTGAAATTTTTTATtacttaatcttttttttttaatattctatcTTCCTCCATGAAAATAGTACTTTGGCATAGGACAGAAAAGTGGTAGGGAGGAGTGGAGTGGAACAAGAAGTGGTCCTGTAGCAGTGAAATGAGTGGGCCAAACTTAGCAGTCTCTACATCTACTTAACTTTTTTATACACAGGTGTATTAATGTATGTTCCATTGCTTTAAAAGGCTGAGCAGGGAAAAAGGCTGCCTCTTTTATCTTCTCTTGGCTGCTGTCTACTGGAGTGCTCTGAGAGGAAATTATTGTCTTTTGGGGGGGAATAGCAGTCTGCTTGGCTTGGAAGTGAAGTTTCCAATGTGAAGGCTGGGGtagccagcagagaagggagtGAGGGACAGCAGTGAAGGATCCTGCATCATGGCTTCCTGGAAACTTCTGAAATAATAAGGAGCAGAGATGCAGCCAAGCTCCCAGGGCTGTGGAAAGAAAGCCCAGAGGCACCACAGAAGTGCGTTGCAACCTAAGGAATGGTGGCCAGCTCGATTATCTGGGAACAAGAGTGAAAGGAAAGGCCAATTTCCCATGGATGTTGTGGGGACATTTGTTTATTTCCATTCTGTCTCATTCTGGGCTttcctaataaaaaaaaaaaaaaatcacagctctgGTTTAGGATTTTGCTCTAATAAAACATAAGCTTTGGAATGTAAAAACTTTCTCAAAGGTTACTGGAGGGAAAGACTGAGGCAGTCTCATCTCAGAAGCATAGGGAAGATTCCCTTCCATCCCAGAAGTCAAATATGGAATGCTTTAGTCAAAGACAGCAGGTTGGGGCAACACATGATAGAAAAGATGCCTACAGATTTGagaggggagagcaggaggtTTTACAGtgtgataaaaaaataattgtgcaAAGGACATATATAAAACCTCTTAGAAAGTATGACATAGATGCTGATGGTTTACTTTCTGAAGCTGCAGTACAACTGTAAGAAATGCTTGTCTCCCTGTTTAGAACTTACAGCCATTTGCTATAATCTCTATTTAGTGTAGAACATAATTTCTTTTACCAAATCAGGCTTGATTATGCTCATCCTTATTTGGAAACAGATATTACCTTTATTCAAAATAATTGTTAGCATTTTCAAGGGTTTAAAAGTCAACTTTCCCGTTGCTTTGTAGTGTTTTCTAATGGACATTTTGGAAGTCTTTACTCTAACCCTGAAATTTTAACTCCAGCTGGAAATCCTGCAGCCTTTTAAAAGTGCATGTATTTGGGTTCCTTGTCTGTGAGCACAACTCTTCTAAGGCATGAATGAAAGAAATCAGCATGCATGATGTTCCCATTTTAGATCACACTTCCTTCTCATCTTGGTTTTATTCTGCAATTTACTGTTCTGCAGCAAgttaaaattttcaaatttttttcttttttttttaatattgatttATATTGTCTAGGCCTGGGCGAGTAGGTAAGTGTCTGGTCCCTGATCATGATCTTAGAGACCTCCTGGTCCCTTCAGATTGAGATTTAACAAGAAATCCAACCATGCTGGGCTCAATCATCTTAGAGTTCTTTTctaaccttaatgattctatgattaaaaaaatcttactgtCCTTATAATGATTTTAATTTCTATAATTTGAAGGTAAAGAGTATTTTACATGCACATACATATGTAACtgtccttttcttctttgctcctcccaTAGCTGGTCATCCAATATCATCAATGAGACCCTTTTGTTCTATCTCGAAATGCAGCCAGATATCAATGAAATGCCCCTGAAAAACCTCAGAAGTGCTGCACTGATCACCTGGATTATAATGGTGGGTCAGCTGTGACATTGCTTAGTCTTAGAAATCTACCAGTTGTAAGACTGGTGGAACAGCACCAGGATAGTGTGTGGTTTATGATTTGAGGGATATAAACACTCTGAAAatcaaggaagaaaagcagaaagtaaGAGAAATGAATGAGCAGTCAATGGGAGTGCTTTTCACATGTAAACTTTGCCAAAAATGTCCTAGAGGCCAAATTTTTGCCCCATTTACTGGAGTATGCATTCTCTGTGTGAGAGATCACTACCCATTTTAAGATCCAGAACAAATAACTACAGTGATTTCTAGCTTAACCTTGCTAAACTCTGCCGTAATGCAAGCTGCAAAGTTTTAGCACACAGTTCCTGAAGGTTCCCAATTAAATGAGGATTTCATGGAAATTCTCTGTTTGTAActagggtggggttttttttattataaagaATTATTGCATCTTATGTCATGACATTTGGATCATCATTCGGGAACAAATAGGTGAAAAATCTTTCACACAAGGCACCAAAAATAGCTGTGAGATGCTGGTCTCTTACTGTACCCTCTTTTCTCCTATTAGAATATTTGACAAGGGATTTTTCAGAGGTGACAGTGCAGGTTCATTTTCCAAGAGAATTTATTCTGGAGCTGTTAAATAGGTGTAAGGCCTGAGCATGTTTTGTGTAATTAAGCATTTGAGCAGTTTGGTATTGAAAGATTAAGCGATGCAAGTGATGTGATaccacctccttctcctctgacAAGGAGTGAGCACATTCATGTGACAGGGACCTTGCTCTTCCTCACCTGGAGAGCAAGAGGTCAAGTCTGGGGACTGACCTATGATTTTAATTGgttgtaaaaataatttccttcttttcctatgAGAAAAATGGAAGCAGCTAAAGCCATTAATTTGTTAAGCATCTCATGGCACTGGGAACAGAAACAAATTTTTTGGCGATCActtgggattttctttttcagtgcctctccccatttttccatcCCACTTTGATGGACATTTTCACTGGCTCAAGAATCTAAAGCAATTCCAGACGGATCAATTCctgctatttttaaaagcttgacTGTCTATGCTAGTGTCTCCTCTCATATATTTGACTTGGCCTGTAATGAAAAATATATGTGCTTTTGTGAATAAAAAAAAGTGTAGAGCTTGTGGGGAAAGTTAAAAACACACCAAGGGGTTGACTAGCTAAACTTCGTGCTAGAAAATCATTTGGTGCTTACTGCTTACTGTTATGGCCTCAGCATTTTGGAAAACAGGTAATGGTATTTTTCTCTTATCTGTTTGTGTCTGCAGTGGCCACAACTCACATTTTTTATTTGCATGCAAGTAGCGTATTTTTAAGTCAGCAATCATTCAGTGAAAGGGAAGTTTTTAAAACATGCAAAGTATTTTACTGGAGTTGAGGATGAAGCCTTCCTTGCTGGTGTAACTCCTGCTGCACTTCTCTTTCCTAGGGGGTTCTTAATCCCATGCAGGGCTTTCTCTTCACATTAGCTTTCTATGGCTGGACAGGATGGAGAGTGGACCTGAAATGGCGAAAAAGAGAAATACCCTGGGAATCTATGTCCTCATCAACTGTGGGGGAAAATGCCTATCCCTCACCAGTGAACTACCAAAGCAACATCCATGATTCCAAGAAGATCTTGACAACTGACAGCCAGCAGACTGACGAGGCCATAACCATGTTGTCTGAAGCTAACACCAGCAGTGACGAGAGATTAACCAGAAGCTCTCCTATCTACCAGGGCTGGTAGTTTTCACGTGCAGAGCTGGATCTAACTTTTCCTGGATCTAACTTTTCACATTGTCAATACTCACAAAGCCACATCAATGTGTGAATCACTGCGTGCTCTGGAAAAAGGTTTGTGCTCAATGGCTTGATGTTATTTCCTGTAACTTGTGAGACTGTGTGAGAGAGTGTGTGAGACAGAGAGATATGGTTTATGTCTTCATTGCCTTCTAGGAGACATGTGAACAGGTATAAAGGCTTGAATCTTTTTCAGCAGGAGTATATCTCTGCAAAGATATTTCTTACTTATGAttaattttcattcattttgttttaatctCTCTTGTAACTTCCTTATGATAGAagagtcttttttttaaataaaaggacTATTAATATGTTGGGTTTTTAAATGTGTTGCCTTGCTTGTCTTGCTCAGCATAAAATTCCTCACCCAGAATTACAGCTCTAGGATTTCTGAGGCACCATTTCCAGCCTTGCCAGTCTGGTAAAGCATGAGTGACAGCAAACTCTGACTTAAGCACAAATATTTCCTGTTTGTGTAGACTTTTACTGACATAGTCTTCTTTCAGCTTGTTTATGTGAATTTTTGGTGTGGTTTTATTTAGGGAGCTGAAAGGCTTTATGTTAAAAAATGGAGCCGAGCACAGGCTCCACAAACACTTCTGACAATGATTCCAATTCACTCCAGgttcaagaaaaaataaaccatcAAACTATCTTTTAGTATGGATTCAGTTTGACCCTTATGTGTACTTCCCTAACAGGACTGTGACTGCTGGGGCAGGTGCATTAAGAAGTAACATTTGCATAAAACACTTTGATGCTCTGAGCGCTCATCATAAAACAGAACAAGTAGAATCAATAATCCATTCTCTGAGGAGTACTCTATTTTATACCTTCATGTGCTGAATGAAGAGACATTAAATCTATTTGCCCTCTCTTCTCAGATACACCCCTCTTTTTGTGCAGTGCCCTAGGTACCTACATCCAAACAATTGCCCAGACTGGTTGAAAGTCAAGAAAAAAGGATGACCATGTCTACCCTAAGCTTTTGACTTCATATCAAAAGTAGAAGTGATATGATTTGTCTGCTTGTGCTGGAAGCTGTTTACAGCACAGTTTGACCAATGGCATGGTGGAAGACCCTTGAGCCCAAGTAATCACCCTCCCTTTC
Encoded here:
- the GPR143 gene encoding G-protein coupled receptor 143 — its product is MASPRLETYCCPNRDAATQLVMNFQPEVFCGVCIGSASISLLLTILQLLPKKGQSPRKMPKASSSSTILLLISICDILGGLGMIFRSSVWLSFPGFIANISVPNRTDVWPSTFCVGSAMWIQLLYSAGFWWLFCYAVDSYLVVRRSAGLSTIVLYHMMTWGLAVMLCVEGIALLYYPSLSSCENGLEHAIPHYITTYAPLLLVLVANPILFRRTVSAVASLLKGRQGIYTENERRLGTEIQMRFFKIMLVFVICWSSNIINETLLFYLEMQPDINEMPLKNLRSAALITWIIMGVLNPMQGFLFTLAFYGWTGWRVDLKWRKREIPWESMSSSTVGENAYPSPVNYQSNIHDSKKILTTDSQQTDEAITMLSEANTSSDERLTRSSPIYQGW